One genomic region from Streptomyces sp. NBC_01304 encodes:
- a CDS encoding dihydrofolate reductase family protein, whose protein sequence is MRKLTYYVAATLDGYIAGPNGEFDFFPFEGEEAAAILADFPETMPTPARGPWGVADRPAERFDTVIMGRGAYEPGFKMGLTSPYAHLRQYVVSRTLVAPDPAVTVVDSDPVALVRELKKQDGMGIWLSGGGTLAAVLREEIDELIIKRNPMILGSGIPLFQGPFTPTTFKPTSTRSFDSGLTITTYTR, encoded by the coding sequence ATGCGCAAGTTGACCTACTACGTCGCCGCCACTCTGGACGGCTACATCGCCGGCCCCAACGGCGAGTTCGACTTCTTCCCCTTCGAGGGCGAGGAGGCCGCGGCGATCCTCGCCGACTTCCCCGAGACCATGCCGACGCCCGCACGCGGGCCCTGGGGCGTGGCGGACCGTCCCGCGGAACGCTTCGACACTGTGATCATGGGGCGTGGGGCGTACGAGCCGGGCTTCAAGATGGGCCTCACCAGCCCCTACGCACACCTGCGGCAGTACGTCGTGTCCCGCACGCTGGTAGCCCCCGACCCCGCGGTGACGGTCGTCGACAGTGACCCCGTCGCACTCGTCCGTGAGCTCAAGAAGCAGGACGGCATGGGGATTTGGCTGTCCGGGGGCGGCACGCTCGCTGCCGTGCTCCGCGAAGAGATCGACGAGCTGATCATCAAGAGGAACCCGATGATCCTCGGCTCCGGCATCCCGCTGTTCCAGGGGCCGTTCACCCCGACGACCTTCAAGCCGACCAGCACCCGCAGCTTTGATTCCGGCCTCACCATCACCACTTACACCCGCTAG
- a CDS encoding SRPBCC family protein: MKPVTASIDVPHPPEQVYDFLDVMAHHERFTDHYLTNWRCSGPDRGIGSCATVTAELGGTKTEISIEVIEADAPRSIVERNVSAGGRRLAHGTYTVEALQAGGSRVSFTYAWERAPLADRLLAPVIRATMRRANATVMRRLAAELAVHVATAGS, from the coding sequence ATGAAGCCTGTCACCGCGTCGATCGATGTGCCGCACCCGCCCGAGCAGGTCTACGACTTCCTCGATGTCATGGCTCACCACGAGCGCTTCACCGATCACTACTTGACCAACTGGCGCTGCAGCGGGCCCGATCGGGGCATCGGCTCGTGCGCCACGGTCACCGCCGAGCTCGGTGGCACGAAGACCGAGATCTCGATCGAGGTCATCGAGGCCGACGCGCCGCGCAGCATCGTCGAACGCAATGTGAGCGCGGGTGGTCGGCGCCTGGCTCACGGCACCTACACCGTCGAAGCGCTGCAAGCCGGCGGCAGCCGCGTGTCGTTCACGTACGCCTGGGAGCGCGCCCCGCTCGCCGACCGCCTGCTGGCACCCGTGATCCGGGCCACGATGCGGCGGGCCAACGCCACGGTCATGCGGCGCCTGGCCGCCGAGTTGGCCGTCCATGTCGCGACTGCCGGCTCCTGA
- a CDS encoding TetR/AcrR family transcriptional regulator — protein MDDVHPKSETAHDTGGDRRGRIVDAAVDHVAAHGISDLSLRRLGAAIGVSHRMLIHYFGSKEQLLVEIVRTSELRQRALLSQLRLEPGLSPADASRRLWQQLTDPELAGQERLFFEICAQGLRGRPEVAPLLERLVTDWLEPLVAAEVAAGVDPATARNRARLGLATVRGLLLDLLATGDRAGVDAAMEEFLRMYYGSQ, from the coding sequence ATGGACGACGTACACCCCAAGAGCGAGACCGCACACGACACCGGCGGGGACCGGCGCGGCCGGATCGTGGACGCGGCCGTCGATCACGTCGCAGCTCACGGCATCTCGGATCTGAGCCTGCGCCGCCTGGGCGCCGCGATCGGTGTGAGTCACCGCATGCTGATCCATTACTTCGGCTCCAAGGAGCAACTGCTCGTCGAGATCGTCAGGACGTCGGAGCTGCGCCAGCGCGCTCTCCTGTCTCAGCTCCGACTGGAGCCCGGCCTCTCGCCCGCCGACGCCTCGCGGCGACTGTGGCAGCAGTTGACGGACCCCGAACTGGCCGGCCAAGAGCGGCTCTTCTTCGAGATCTGCGCACAGGGCCTGCGGGGCCGCCCCGAGGTGGCACCCCTCCTGGAACGGCTCGTGACGGACTGGCTGGAGCCGCTCGTGGCCGCCGAGGTGGCCGCAGGGGTGGATCCCGCCACGGCCAGGAACCGCGCCAGGCTGGGACTCGCCACCGTTCGCGGCCTGTTGCTCGACCTGCTCGCCACCGGCGACCGCGCCGGCGTCGACGCGGCCATGGAGGAGTTCCTTCGGATGTATTACGGCTCGCAGTGA
- a CDS encoding LysR substrate-binding domain-containing protein — MLDLHRLRLLRELKHRGTLAAVAAALSYSPSSVSQQLSVLESEVGVALLEPVGRRVRLTEQAEILVAHTEVLLERLERAEADIAASLAGVTGTLRVAAFQTAALALVPPALTLLRAEHPGLRIHVTQAEPEAALPALLARDVDLVVAEEYPGHAVARSAEIESAELCDDEMRLALPPRSATDAPAPEPAAALRELAGHPWAMEPAGTASRQWATALCREAGFEPDVRFASPDLLVQLRLVEQGHAVAFLPGLLWGGRAPSVPLLRLPDGARTRRLFTSVRHGSEGHPAVRACRSALQRAMESARCLP, encoded by the coding sequence ATGCTCGATCTCCACCGGCTGCGGCTGCTGCGTGAGCTCAAGCACCGTGGCACCCTCGCCGCGGTCGCGGCCGCCCTCTCGTACAGTCCCTCGTCGGTCTCGCAGCAGCTCTCGGTGCTGGAGTCCGAGGTCGGCGTGGCACTCCTCGAGCCGGTGGGGCGGCGGGTGCGGCTGACCGAGCAGGCCGAGATTCTCGTGGCGCACACGGAAGTTCTGCTGGAGAGGCTGGAGCGGGCCGAGGCCGACATCGCCGCCTCGCTGGCCGGCGTCACGGGCACGCTGCGAGTCGCCGCCTTCCAGACGGCCGCGCTGGCACTCGTCCCGCCGGCCCTCACCCTGCTGCGTGCCGAGCACCCCGGTCTCCGCATCCACGTCACGCAGGCCGAACCGGAGGCGGCGCTGCCCGCCCTGCTCGCGCGGGATGTGGACCTGGTCGTGGCCGAGGAGTACCCGGGGCACGCGGTCGCCCGCTCCGCCGAGATCGAGTCGGCGGAGCTGTGCGACGACGAGATGCGACTCGCCCTCCCGCCGCGGAGCGCCACCGATGCACCTGCACCCGAACCGGCAGCGGCCTTGCGTGAGTTGGCGGGTCACCCTTGGGCCATGGAACCGGCAGGCACCGCCTCCCGGCAGTGGGCGACGGCCCTGTGCCGGGAGGCCGGATTCGAGCCCGATGTGCGGTTCGCATCACCGGACCTGCTGGTTCAGCTGCGGCTCGTGGAGCAGGGGCACGCGGTGGCATTCCTGCCGGGCCTGCTGTGGGGCGGGCGCGCGCCGAGCGTTCCGCTGCTGCGGCTGCCGGATGGCGCTCGTACCCGGCGGCTCTTCACCTCCGTACGTCACGGCAGCGAAGGCCACCCGGCTGTCCGGGCCTGCCGATCGGCGCTGCAACGCGCGATGGAGAGCGCCCGCTGCCTGCCTTGA
- a CDS encoding pyridoxal-phosphate dependent enzyme yields the protein MPTAHWYTHPPARSWVCPPAPRDAAAFHAALPGYAPSPLRELPSLAVELGVRRVFVKDESSRLGLPAFKILGASWAIHRALAEAPGERLVTATDGNHGRAVARTARLLGLAAHVFVPDAVHPAATAAIEAEGARVTRVFGPYDDAVRDAAEEAGRAPGAVLIQDTALPGYTRIPGWITEGYGTLFGEIDAQLRALGAEPAGLVAVPVGVGSLAQAAVTHYRVPRDAPPPSLLGVEPDTAACVLTSLTAGRPTTVPTGATVMAGLNCGTPSGAAWPVLRDGLDTAVAVTDADSIRAARDLAALGVSSGPCGAATLAGARAAFSAAERRAALAEHADRTVVLLSTEGAEANPHAPNSH from the coding sequence ATGCCCACCGCCCACTGGTACACACATCCGCCGGCCCGCTCCTGGGTCTGCCCGCCGGCCCCGCGCGACGCGGCCGCCTTCCACGCCGCCCTCCCCGGCTACGCACCGTCCCCGCTCCGTGAACTTCCCTCCCTTGCCGTCGAGTTGGGGGTACGCAGAGTGTTCGTGAAGGACGAGTCGTCCCGGCTCGGCCTGCCCGCGTTCAAGATCCTGGGGGCATCCTGGGCGATCCACCGGGCGCTGGCCGAGGCACCCGGCGAACGACTCGTCACCGCCACCGACGGCAACCACGGCCGAGCGGTGGCCCGTACCGCCCGGCTCCTGGGCCTGGCCGCCCACGTCTTCGTCCCCGATGCGGTGCACCCGGCAGCGACTGCCGCCATCGAGGCGGAGGGCGCGCGCGTCACGCGGGTCTTCGGCCCGTACGACGACGCCGTACGCGATGCCGCCGAGGAGGCCGGTCGCGCACCCGGCGCCGTCCTCATCCAGGACACCGCCCTGCCCGGATACACCCGGATCCCGGGGTGGATCACCGAGGGCTACGGCACGCTGTTCGGCGAGATCGACGCGCAACTGCGCGCGCTGGGCGCCGAACCCGCCGGACTGGTCGCCGTCCCTGTCGGCGTCGGCTCGCTCGCCCAGGCAGCCGTCACCCACTACCGCGTCCCGCGAGACGCCCCGCCGCCCTCACTGTTGGGCGTCGAGCCCGATACCGCCGCCTGCGTCCTGACGTCGCTCACCGCTGGCCGCCCGACCACCGTTCCCACCGGCGCCACCGTCATGGCCGGGCTCAACTGCGGCACGCCTTCGGGCGCCGCCTGGCCCGTGCTGCGCGACGGGCTCGACACGGCCGTCGCAGTCACCGATGCCGACAGCATCCGCGCGGCCCGCGATCTGGCGGCGCTCGGGGTCTCCTCGGGGCCCTGCGGCGCGGCCACACTGGCCGGCGCCCGCGCCGCCTTCTCCGCCGCCGAACGCCGCGCGGCGCTGGCGGAGCACGCCGACCGCACGGTCGTACTGCTCAGCACCGAAGGCGCCGAGGCCAACCCGCACGCCCCAAACAGCCACTGA
- a CDS encoding SDR family oxidoreductase has translation MPSPDKPLIVITGAGSGIGAATARAFAGLGHPLLLLARRVDRLEALGLPSALARAVDVTDAKALAAAVEEAEAIFGPADAIVNNAGVMLLGEVAEQPAEEWDRMLDVNVRGLLNGVRTVLPGMIGRGRGTIVNVGSVAGRKGYPNHTVYVGTKFAVHAMSENLRAEVAGHGVRVTTIAPGVVETELLSHTTDEAIKADYQAYKESTDALTPEDVAAAIQYAYEAPQRVCIREIVLAATAQDS, from the coding sequence ATGCCCTCTCCCGACAAGCCCCTGATCGTCATCACCGGCGCCGGCTCCGGCATCGGCGCGGCCACCGCCCGCGCCTTCGCCGGCCTCGGCCACCCGCTGCTGCTCCTGGCCCGCCGCGTCGACCGCCTGGAGGCGCTCGGCCTGCCCTCGGCTCTCGCCCGTGCCGTGGACGTCACCGACGCGAAGGCGCTGGCGGCCGCCGTCGAGGAGGCGGAGGCGATATTCGGGCCGGCCGACGCGATCGTCAACAACGCGGGCGTGATGCTGCTCGGCGAAGTCGCCGAGCAACCGGCCGAAGAATGGGACCGGATGCTCGACGTCAATGTCCGCGGCCTGCTCAACGGCGTACGGACCGTCCTCCCCGGCATGATCGGGCGCGGCCGCGGCACCATCGTCAACGTCGGCTCCGTGGCCGGGCGGAAGGGCTACCCGAACCACACCGTCTACGTCGGCACCAAGTTCGCGGTCCACGCCATGTCCGAGAACCTCCGGGCCGAGGTCGCCGGGCACGGCGTCCGCGTCACCACCATCGCCCCGGGCGTAGTGGAGACCGAACTGCTCTCCCACACCACCGACGAGGCCATCAAGGCCGACTACCAGGCGTACAAGGAGTCGACCGACGCGCTGACCCCCGAGGATGTCGCGGCCGCGATCCAGTACGCCTACGAGGCTCCGCAACGGGTGTGCATTCGGGAGATCGTCCTCGCGGCGACGGCCCAGGACTCCTAG
- a CDS encoding alpha/beta hydrolase, with protein MRTRTVRYATDSSSDGKLLDIYAPARPGNRCVLLWHGMGPDERDVLAPLAQEVARSGATVLVPDWRSDRPDGGRAHLTDTLRFARDHVRDAVDGPAQLVLAGWSAGAGAAVGVALQPELFDGWRPAAVVGIAGGYRRPARTTGTVPLDAVRRAVTPVPVRLVHGTHDTVVPGDSSRELHEQLLALGWDSELSEPATDHAGVLGCVYDPTAQRCLPTDEPSVRDLGRATARVIAAAASLLAHE; from the coding sequence ATGAGGACCCGGACCGTGCGGTACGCCACCGACAGCAGCAGCGACGGCAAGCTTCTCGACATCTACGCCCCCGCCCGGCCGGGCAATCGATGCGTGCTGCTGTGGCACGGCATGGGCCCCGATGAGCGAGACGTGCTCGCCCCGCTGGCCCAGGAGGTCGCCCGGTCGGGGGCCACCGTCCTTGTCCCCGACTGGCGTTCGGACCGCCCCGACGGCGGCCGCGCGCATCTGACCGACACCCTGCGGTTCGCCCGCGACCACGTACGGGACGCCGTCGACGGCCCCGCCCAACTGGTGCTCGCGGGCTGGTCCGCGGGGGCGGGCGCCGCGGTGGGCGTGGCCCTGCAGCCGGAGCTCTTCGACGGCTGGCGGCCAGCCGCGGTCGTCGGCATCGCGGGCGGCTACCGGCGCCCGGCACGCACCACCGGCACCGTGCCCCTCGACGCGGTCCGCCGGGCCGTGACACCGGTGCCCGTCCGGCTCGTGCACGGCACCCACGACACGGTCGTACCCGGCGATTCCTCGCGTGAACTGCACGAGCAACTCCTCGCCCTCGGCTGGGACTCCGAGCTTTCCGAGCCGGCCACGGATCACGCCGGGGTGCTGGGCTGCGTGTACGACCCCACGGCTCAGCGGTGTCTGCCGACGGACGAGCCGTCCGTGAGGGACCTCGGGCGGGCGACGGCTCGCGTGATAGCGGCAGCGGCGTCCTTGCTCGCGCACGAATGA
- a CDS encoding GNAT family N-acetyltransferase — translation MTVEVEIVRHASEELVDALGRLLPQLSAGAEPLDFAAVDRLARSEATTLLAARVRGEVVGTLSLVLFPVPAGVRARVEDVVVDSAARGQGVAAALTSEALRLAGEAGARTVDLTSRPDREAANRLYQRLGFEARQSTVYRFTVPAS, via the coding sequence GTGACTGTTGAGGTGGAGATCGTTCGGCACGCGAGCGAGGAACTGGTGGACGCTCTGGGCAGGCTCCTGCCGCAACTGTCCGCCGGAGCCGAGCCGTTGGACTTCGCCGCGGTCGACCGCCTGGCGCGAAGCGAGGCCACCACTCTGCTGGCCGCCCGTGTCCGGGGCGAAGTCGTCGGCACCCTGAGCCTGGTGCTGTTCCCGGTGCCGGCCGGCGTGCGGGCCCGCGTCGAGGACGTGGTGGTCGACTCGGCCGCCCGAGGGCAAGGCGTCGCGGCCGCCCTCACGAGCGAGGCGCTGCGACTGGCCGGGGAGGCGGGCGCGCGGACCGTGGATCTCACCTCGCGGCCCGATCGTGAGGCCGCGAACCGGCTCTACCAGCGCCTCGGTTTCGAGGCCAGGCAGTCGACGGTCTACCGGTTCACCGTGCCGGCTTCGTAG
- a CDS encoding L,D-transpeptidase, with protein MPRHTRARHRAVATAVAAGLLGTLSLTACSATDVTPDAAAAERGRPATTAPAKAKPTQEPPSPAVLAHLAAASVNIADGREVGVGMPISVTFKHPIPKAERVEVERLLKVTADPGVTGGWAWIKDRNLHDGQRVDFRPRTYWKPGTKVSLQAGPDISRTVTIARSLVATVDVRTHRMTVVKDGADTRTIPITAGAAGMETWNGTMVVSDKQRSVVMDSRTVGYGDSYYGRYNYAVHLTTSGTYLHENPKANTYAGNSNVTHGCVGLATDGTARGFYEQIIPGDVIRVTGSKDQVAVGNGYGDWNLPWSEWLALSAL; from the coding sequence ATGCCACGCCACACCCGCGCCCGTCACCGCGCCGTCGCCACCGCTGTCGCCGCCGGACTGCTCGGCACGCTGTCGCTCACCGCGTGCTCCGCCACCGACGTGACACCGGACGCCGCCGCGGCCGAACGCGGCCGGCCCGCCACCACCGCGCCCGCGAAGGCGAAGCCCACGCAGGAGCCGCCCTCCCCGGCTGTCCTCGCTCACTTGGCCGCGGCCTCGGTCAACATCGCCGACGGCCGGGAGGTCGGTGTCGGCATGCCGATATCGGTCACCTTCAAGCACCCGATACCCAAGGCCGAACGTGTCGAGGTCGAGCGTCTGTTGAAGGTCACCGCCGATCCGGGCGTCACGGGCGGCTGGGCCTGGATCAAGGACCGCAACCTGCACGACGGCCAGCGCGTCGACTTCCGCCCGCGGACCTACTGGAAGCCGGGCACCAAGGTCAGCCTCCAGGCGGGCCCCGACATCTCCCGCACCGTCACCATCGCCCGCTCCCTCGTGGCCACCGTGGACGTACGCACCCACCGCATGACCGTGGTCAAGGACGGGGCCGACACCCGGACCATCCCGATCACCGCGGGCGCAGCGGGCATGGAGACCTGGAACGGCACGATGGTCGTCTCCGACAAGCAGCGCTCGGTGGTGATGGACTCCCGCACGGTCGGCTACGGCGACTCGTACTACGGGCGGTACAACTACGCCGTGCACCTGACGACTTCGGGCACCTACCTCCATGAGAACCCGAAGGCGAACACGTACGCAGGCAACAGCAACGTCACCCACGGCTGCGTCGGACTCGCCACCGACGGAACGGCGCGCGGCTTCTACGAGCAGATCATCCCGGGCGACGTCATCCGCGTCACCGGATCCAAGGACCAGGTCGCTGTCGGCAACGGCTACGGCGACTGGAACCTCCCCTGGTCCGAGTGGCTCGCCCTCAGCGCCCTCTGA
- a CDS encoding SigE family RNA polymerase sigma factor, which yields MTEEEFDAFYATAFPRLVGQLYALTGDHGEAQDVVQEAFVRAWDRRAALLAEGAPEAWIRTVAMRLAVSRWRRTRRWLDLVRSNPPQDRTPGPGPEHTVLVEALGQLPEAQRLAVVLHHLCDMSVEEVAAETGAPVGTVKARLSRGRAALARLLNTEEMEGSHV from the coding sequence GTGACCGAGGAGGAATTCGACGCCTTCTACGCGACGGCCTTCCCCCGTCTCGTAGGGCAGCTGTACGCGCTCACGGGCGATCACGGCGAGGCGCAGGACGTGGTGCAGGAGGCCTTTGTGCGCGCCTGGGACCGCCGGGCCGCGCTCCTGGCCGAGGGAGCGCCGGAGGCATGGATCCGTACCGTGGCGATGCGGCTCGCGGTCAGCCGCTGGCGGCGGACGCGGCGCTGGCTGGACCTGGTGCGGAGCAACCCGCCGCAGGACCGTACGCCCGGGCCCGGGCCCGAACACACGGTGTTGGTGGAGGCATTGGGGCAGTTGCCCGAGGCGCAGCGGCTCGCGGTGGTGCTGCATCATCTGTGCGACATGAGCGTGGAAGAGGTCGCGGCGGAGACCGGTGCCCCGGTCGGGACGGTCAAGGCCCGGCTGTCGCGGGGCCGGGCCGCGCTCGCCCGGCTGCTGAACACGGAGGAGATGGAGGGCAGCCATGTCTGA